In Sphaeramia orbicularis chromosome 14, fSphaOr1.1, whole genome shotgun sequence, the following are encoded in one genomic region:
- the LOC115432961 gene encoding protocadherin-10-like — protein MTFYGKWHVVGCFALFTCFLDSVWGQIRYSIPEELEHGAFVGNIAEDLGLDLDRLSARRFRIVSGAKKQYVEVNLENGVLFVNERIDREELCEQSLSCSFHLQVVIENPLELYRVEMEILDVNDNSPSFPWTEFNLDISESAAPGSRFPLESAQDLDVGSNSLRTYLLSVNEHFLLDIQTRSDGSKFAELVLQTPLDREQQSTHQMVLTAVDGGAPERSGTAQIDITVLDANDNAPVFDQSFYRVRLAENAPKGTVVIKLNASDLDEGPNADITYSFSGHAPIKVRQLFSVDSRTGEIKVKGVIDYEKARMHEIYIQAKDKGPSAVAVHCKVLVNVLDKNDNVPEVILTSVSTPVQEDAPPGTVIAVISVTDRDSGENGNVDCEIPHLIPFQLHSSFKNYYTLVTSDFLDRETVSEYNITLTARDMGSPPLFTRKTILVQVSDVNDNAPHFKQPSYTVYLTENNAPGASICSVTALDPDSGQNAYLSYSILEGDIQGMPVSTYVSINSDNGNIYALRSFDHEQLKNFQITVQAQDAGFPPLNSNVSINVFILDQNDNAPVIISPSTLNGTAPSEAVPRSVDAGYLVSKITAVDADAGQNSRLFYQMLQATDPSLFSIALYTGEIRTIRQFVEKDPTRHRLVIVVKDNGQPPLSATVSITLSVVDSLPDSQPDLGDLSLSLHHSSNFTLYLIVSLGAISFTFLVAIIVLVTVRRLKGRPSNRAYNLPLFGGCCCCSRTKTSTSAEVFKKSNLNVRMSAGASGCADANSSALRQAYCYKMCLTPESSKSDFMFLKPCSPVMSVQQNNAKSTDYLTSGWSTIDRNELANNRSATPNELKYSNKDWTWTKNQRNSAYKRYSSANMEGTLSRQPKYDADGFSCSVAPQYWTWGSRMNDCKLSLQEGAVPNYSWTPQYTQPHSEPPDYQHNVYIPGTTSGYSTLKLAPRGELDVYNSFSTFGKKKKFISSYEQTFDKDDGLISNDIFK, from the exons ATGACATTCTATGGGAAATGGCATGTTGTGGGCTGTTTTGCGCTGTTCACTTGTTTCTTGGATTCAGTCTGGGGACAGATCCGTTATTCAATCCCAGAGGAGCTGGAACATGGGGCTTTTGTTGGTAATATTGCGGAGGACCTGGGCTTGGATTTGGACAGGCTTTCTGCGCGTAGATTCAGAATAGTctcaggtgccaaaaagcaataTGTGGAGGTAAATTTAGAGAACGGAGTTTTGTTTGTCAACGAAAGAATTGACCGGGAAGAACTGTGCGAGCAGAGCTTGTCTTGTTCTTTTCACTTGCAAGTGGTGATAGAAAACCCTCTGGAGCTCTATAGAGTAGAGATGGAAATTTTGGACGTGAATGATAACTCTCCTAGTTTTCCGTGGACCGAGTTTAATCTGGATATATCAGAATCTGCTGCGCCAGGGTCACGTTTCCCACTTGAGAGCGCACAGGATTTGGACGTAGGCTCCAACTCTCTCCGGACCTATTTACTGAGTGTGAATGAACATTTCCTTTTGGATATACAGACGCGAAGTGATGGCAGTAAATTTGCAGAGCTAGTTTTACAAACCCCACTGGATAGAGAACAGCAGAGTACGCATCAAATGGTCCTGACAGCGGTGGACGGAGGCGCACCGGAGAGGTCTGGCACCGCGCAAATTGATATCACCGTTTTGGATGCGAATGATAACGCGCCTGTGTTTGACCAGTCTTTTTATAGAGTGAGACTGGCTGAAAACGCACCAAAAGGCACAGTTGTCATTAAACTCAATGCATCCGATTTAGATGAAGGACCCAATGCTGATATCACCTATTCCTTCAGTGGACACGCTCCCATCAAAGTGCGCCAGCTCTTTAGCGTGGACTCACGCACTGGTGAAATCAAAGTCAAAGGAGTGATAGATTATGAAAAAGCCAGGATGCATGAAATTTACATCCAGGCTAAAGATAAAGGTCCATCAGCAGTAGCAGTTCACTGTAAAGTACTGGTGAATGTTTTGGATAAGAACGACAATGTCCCTGAGGTGATCTTGACCTCAGTGTCCACACCTGTACAGGAGGACGCGCCCCCGGGGACGGTCATAGCTGTCATCAGCGTCACGGACAGAGACTCGGGTGAAAACGGGAACGTGGACTGTGAAATCCCTCATCTCATCCCGTTCCAGCTCCACTCCTCCTTTAAGAACTACTACACATTAGTAACTTCTGATTTTCTTGATAGGGAGACAGTTTCAGAGTATAATATCACCCTCACCGCGCGCGATATGGGTTCACCGCCTTTATTTACGCGGAAAACTATTTTGGTCCAAGTGTCTGATGTGAATGATAACGCACCTCACTTCAAGCAGCCATCCTATACTGTGTATCTGACAGAGAATAACGCACCAGGAGCTTCTATTTGCTCAGTGACTGCATTAGACCCAGATTCGGGTCAAAACGCTTAtctttcttattctattctagaaGGTGATATCCAGGGGATGCCCGTGTCCACTTATGTGTCCATAAACTCAGACAACGGGAACATTTACGCACTGCGATCGTTTGACCATGAACAACTCAaaaactttcagatcacagttcaAGCTCAAGATGCGGGTTTTCCACCTTTAAACAGCAACGTATCCatcaatgtttttattttagacCAGAATGACAACGCGCCTGTTATTATCTCACCAAGTACTTTAAATGGCACTGCGCCTAGTGAAGCCGTtcccagatcagtggatgctGGTTACCTTGTCAGTAAAATCACCGCAGTGGACGCAGACGCAGGACAGAACTCGCGTCTTTTTTATCAAATGCTCCAAGCAACAGACCCGAGTTTATTCAGCATTGCTTTATACACGGGAGAAATCAGGACTATACGCCAGTTTGTGGAGAAAGATCCCACCAGGCACAGACTGGTCATTGTGGTCAAGGACAATGGTCAACCGCCCCTCTCGGCCACAGTTTCCATCACTCTGTCAGTAGTTGACAGCCTGCCAGATTCACAGCCTGATTTGGGTGACCTGTCACTGAGCCTACATCACAGTTCCAACTTTACCCTGTACTTAATCGTATCTCTGGGCGCAATCTCCTTCACGTTTCTGGTGGCTATTATTGTCCTGGTTACAGTGAGGAGACTGAAGGGCAGACCATCCAACAGAGCCTATAATCTCCCCCTTTTCGGtgggtgttgttgttgttctcgTACCAAAACATCCACTAGTGCAGAGGTGTTTAAGAAGTCCAACTTAAACGTCCGGATGTCCGCAGGTGCGTCCGGGTGCGCAGACGCAAACAGCAGCGCCCTGCGTCAAGCCTATTGTTATAAAATGTGTCTGACACCGGAATCATCCAAAAGTGACTTTATGTTCCTCAAACCTTGCAGTCCGGTCATGTCTGTTCAGCAGAATAATGCAAAGAGCACAGATTACCTGACGTCTGGATGGAGCACCATAGACCGGAATGAACTGGCCAACAACAGATCTGCAACACCAAATGAG CTTAAATACTCAAACAAGGACTGGACGTGGACAAAGAACCAGCGCAACTCGGCATATAAAAG ATATAGTTCTGCTAATATGGAGGGCACTCTTTCACGTCAACCAAAATATGATGCTGATGGGTTTTCCTGCTCCGTTGCACCACAGTATTGGACCTGGGGCAGCCGTATGAATG ACTGCAAGTTATCTCTTCAAGAAGGAGCTGTTCCGAACTACTCCTGGACGCCACAGTATACACAGCCTCATTCTGAGCCACCAGACTACCAGCACAACGTATACATTCCTGGCACTACGTCTGGTTACAGCACTCTGAAACTGGCACCCAGAGGGGAACTAGATGTGTACAACAGTTTCTCTACTTTCGGGAAGAAAAAGAAATTTATCTCAAGCTACGAACAAACATTCGACAAAGATGACGGTCTTATAAGCAATGATATTTTTAAATAA